Proteins encoded together in one Janthinobacterium tructae window:
- a CDS encoding P-II family nitrogen regulator has protein sequence MKQITAIIKPFKLDEVREALADVNVTGLTVTEVKGFGRQKGHTELYRGAEYVVDFLPKVKVEVVVDDSVSELVVDAIIKAARTGKIGDGKIFVRDVEQVIRIRTGETGPDAV, from the coding sequence ATGAAACAGATTACCGCCATCATCAAACCATTCAAGCTCGACGAAGTACGCGAGGCCCTGGCCGATGTGAACGTGACGGGCTTGACCGTGACGGAAGTGAAGGGCTTTGGCCGCCAGAAGGGCCATACCGAGCTGTACCGTGGCGCCGAGTACGTGGTCGACTTCTTGCCGAAAGTCAAAGTCGAAGTGGTGGTGGACGACAGCGTGTCGGAACTGGTGGTCGACGCCATCATCAAGGCGGCCCGCACGGGCAAGATCGGCGATGGCAAGATCTTCGTGCGCGACGTGGAGCAAGTCATCCGCATCCGCACGGGTGAAACGGGTCCGGACGCGGTGTAA
- the lolA gene encoding outer membrane lipoprotein chaperone LolA, whose product MKNTTFATKMIIGAASVACSLLFAASASASALEQFKSFAAGTKSAKGEFVQRQVKKADASGKAKVSTPASGTFEFARPGKFIWTYLKPYEQLLQADGDKLYIYDKDLSQVTVKKLGDALGSSPAAILFGSNDLERNFTLAEAGTRDGLEWLKATPKAKDTTFDEITIGLRNGVPEAMELRDSFGQTSVLAFKNFQKNPALSANHFKFVMPKGADVINN is encoded by the coding sequence ATGAAGAATACGACTTTCGCAACAAAAATGATCATCGGCGCGGCCAGCGTCGCCTGCAGTCTGCTGTTCGCCGCCAGCGCCTCGGCCAGCGCGCTGGAGCAGTTCAAGAGCTTTGCCGCCGGCACCAAGTCGGCCAAGGGCGAGTTCGTGCAGCGGCAAGTCAAGAAGGCGGACGCCAGCGGCAAGGCGAAAGTATCGACCCCCGCCAGCGGCACGTTTGAATTCGCCCGTCCAGGCAAGTTCATCTGGACCTATCTGAAACCGTATGAGCAATTGCTGCAAGCGGACGGCGACAAGCTGTATATCTACGACAAGGATTTGAGCCAGGTGACGGTCAAGAAACTGGGCGACGCGCTCGGTTCCTCGCCAGCCGCCATCTTGTTCGGCAGCAACGACCTGGAAAGGAATTTCACCCTGGCCGAAGCGGGCACGCGCGATGGCCTGGAATGGCTGAAAGCGACGCCTAAAGCCAAGGATACGACCTTCGACGAAATCACCATCGGCCTGCGCAATGGCGTGCCCGAAGCGATGGAGTTGCGCGACTCGTTCGGGCAGACGTCGGTGCTGGCGTTCAAGAATTTCCAGAAAAATCCAGCCTTGTCCGCGAACCATTTCAAATTCGTGATGCCAAAAGGCGCAGACGTCATTAATAACTGA
- the trxB gene encoding thioredoxin-disulfide reductase, translating to MTTTKHARVLILGSGPAGYSAAVYAARANLNPMLVTGVEQGGQLMTTTDVENWPGDPMGVQGPDLMQRLLQHAERFNTEIVFDHIHTTFLNEKPIRLKGDSHEYTCDTLIIATGASAQYLGLPSEAAFMGKGVSACATCDGFFYRNQEVAVVGGGNTAVEEALYLSNIANKVTLIHRRDKFRAEAILIDRLNAKVAEGKIVLKYNHTLDEVTGNDSGVTGLNIKSTIDGKVEALNVHGVFIAIGHKPNTGIFEGQLDMHNGYIKTKTGLEGMATATSAPGVFAAGDVQDHIYRQAITSAGTGCMAALDAQRYLEGQE from the coding sequence ATGACCACTACCAAACACGCCCGCGTTTTGATCCTCGGCTCCGGCCCAGCCGGCTACAGCGCCGCCGTCTACGCCGCCCGCGCCAACCTGAACCCGATGCTGGTCACCGGCGTGGAACAGGGCGGTCAATTGATGACCACCACGGACGTGGAAAACTGGCCCGGCGACCCGATGGGCGTGCAAGGCCCGGACCTGATGCAACGCTTGCTGCAGCACGCCGAGCGTTTCAATACGGAAATCGTGTTTGACCATATCCACACCACCTTCCTCAACGAAAAGCCGATCCGCCTGAAGGGCGACAGCCACGAATACACGTGCGACACGCTGATCATCGCCACGGGCGCATCCGCGCAATACCTGGGCCTGCCATCGGAAGCGGCATTCATGGGCAAGGGCGTGTCCGCCTGCGCCACCTGCGATGGTTTCTTCTACCGCAACCAGGAAGTGGCCGTCGTCGGCGGCGGCAACACGGCCGTCGAAGAAGCGCTGTACCTGTCGAACATCGCCAATAAAGTCACGCTGATCCACCGCCGCGACAAGTTCCGCGCCGAAGCCATTTTGATCGACCGCCTGAACGCCAAGGTTGCCGAAGGCAAGATCGTGTTGAAATATAACCACACACTGGATGAAGTGACGGGCAACGACAGCGGCGTGACGGGCTTGAACATCAAGTCGACCATCGACGGCAAGGTCGAAGCATTGAACGTGCACGGCGTGTTCATCGCCATCGGCCACAAACCGAACACGGGCATCTTCGAAGGCCAGCTGGACATGCACAACGGCTACATCAAGACAAAAACCGGCCTGGAAGGCATGGCCACCGCCACCAGCGCGCCAGGCGTGTTTGCCGCCGGCGACGTGCAAGACCATATCTACCGTCAGGCCATCACCAGCGCCGGCACGGGTTGCATGGCAGCACTGGACGCCCAGCGCTACCTGGAAGGCCAGGAGTAA
- a CDS encoding GNAT family N-acetyltransferase — translation MNYRTAIVSTLAEIGEAAWSELLASQADATPFLSYAFLHALHESGCASADTGWQPNYLVLWQGETLAAALPLYLKMHSYGEYVFDWAWADAYQQHGLEYYPKLLSAIPFTPVSGTRLLARDDQARAALLAFLQTQQQAAEVSSCHILFPPESEARQLEQAGYLMRSGVQFHWLNPGYTDFEQFLATLEHKKRKNIRAERRKVQEAGVTLRQVRGVDATDADWQLFHRCYSNTYAEHRSSPYLSLEFFQRIGASMPQNILLVIAEREGRAIAASLVIHTKDTLYGRYWGALEHVPCLHFETAYYQPLEFCIANGIATFEGGAQGEHKMARGFLPQKTWSAHWLAHPAFADAVQRFLERERGGIDAYLDELNEHSPFRA, via the coding sequence ATGAATTATCGCACGGCTATCGTCTCTACCCTGGCTGAAATTGGCGAAGCGGCCTGGTCTGAACTGCTGGCCAGCCAGGCGGACGCCACTCCCTTCCTTTCCTACGCCTTCCTGCACGCGCTGCACGAGTCCGGCTGCGCCAGCGCGGACACGGGCTGGCAGCCAAATTACCTGGTGCTATGGCAAGGCGAGACCCTGGCCGCCGCCCTGCCCCTGTACCTGAAGATGCATTCGTATGGCGAATACGTGTTCGACTGGGCCTGGGCCGACGCGTATCAGCAGCATGGCCTGGAATATTACCCGAAACTGTTGTCCGCTATTCCCTTTACGCCCGTCAGCGGCACGCGCTTGCTGGCCCGCGATGACCAGGCACGCGCCGCCCTGCTGGCCTTCCTGCAGACGCAGCAGCAAGCGGCCGAAGTGTCGTCCTGCCACATCCTGTTCCCGCCGGAAAGCGAAGCGCGCCAGCTGGAGCAAGCTGGCTACCTGATGCGTAGTGGCGTGCAGTTTCACTGGCTCAATCCCGGCTACACGGATTTCGAGCAATTCCTCGCCACCCTGGAACACAAGAAACGCAAGAATATCCGCGCCGAGCGGCGCAAGGTACAGGAAGCGGGCGTGACCCTGCGCCAGGTACGCGGCGTGGACGCGACGGATGCCGACTGGCAGCTGTTCCACCGCTGCTACAGCAATACCTATGCGGAACACCGCTCGTCGCCGTACTTAAGCCTGGAGTTCTTCCAGCGCATCGGTGCCAGCATGCCGCAGAACATTTTATTGGTGATCGCCGAACGCGAAGGCCGGGCCATTGCCGCCTCGCTGGTGATCCATACAAAGGACACCCTGTATGGCCGCTACTGGGGCGCGCTCGAACACGTGCCCTGCTTGCATTTCGAGACGGCCTACTACCAGCCGCTGGAATTTTGCATCGCCAACGGCATCGCCACCTTCGAAGGCGGCGCCCAGGGCGAGCACAAGATGGCGCGCGGCTTCCTGCCGCAAAAGACCTGGTCGGCCCACTGGCTGGCGCACCCGGCCTTTGCCGACGCCGTGCAGCGCTTCCTCGAACGCGAACGGGGCGGCATCGATGCCTACCTCGATGAATTGAACGAGCACAGCCCGTTTCGTGCATAA
- a CDS encoding NAD+ synthase, with product MTVKVAIAQMNSTVGDLAGNRAKIFDLSRRAFEAGADIVLTPELSLVGYPPEDLLLRNAFYAKTQEAFAALAADLAQFTDLHVVVGLPLQDEKGVRHNAASVLLNGEVLGTYRKHDLPNTTVFDEKRYFTSADQAFVFGVKGVRFGINICEDTWFEHAPMRARAAGAQVLLVPNGSPYHMNKQHLRYETMRRNVSAQGMALVYANLVGGQDELIFDGDSFVMDAAGTICAQLRHFEEDLQLVEFDGATPVPQALAAPLTTEAQVYQALVLGVRDYIVKNGFPGVLIGMSGGVDSALTLAIAVDALGADKVRAVMMPSQFTADISWIDSRDMVKRLNVRYDEIPIKQTFDAFRATLAGEFAGLAEDATEENIQARIRGTLLMALSNKHGSIVLTTGNKSEMAVGYCTLYGDMAGGFAVIKDIAKTLVYRLCAWRNSISSVIPERILTRGPSAELRADQLDQDSLPPYDVLDGIMQLYMEENRPIAEIIEAGYPPADVARVTRLIKINEYKRRQSPVGIRVTHRGFGRDWRYPITSKFYE from the coding sequence ATGACAGTCAAAGTCGCAATTGCTCAAATGAATAGTACGGTCGGCGATCTGGCCGGCAACCGTGCCAAGATCTTCGACCTTTCCCGCCGCGCCTTTGAAGCGGGCGCCGATATCGTGCTCACGCCGGAACTGTCGCTGGTCGGCTATCCACCCGAGGACTTATTGCTGCGCAATGCATTCTACGCAAAAACGCAGGAAGCGTTTGCGGCGCTGGCCGCGGACCTGGCGCAGTTCACCGATTTGCACGTGGTGGTGGGCTTGCCCCTGCAGGACGAGAAGGGCGTGCGCCACAATGCCGCCTCCGTGCTGCTGAACGGTGAAGTGCTGGGCACCTACCGCAAGCACGATTTGCCGAATACCACCGTTTTCGATGAAAAACGCTATTTCACCTCGGCGGACCAGGCTTTCGTGTTTGGCGTGAAGGGTGTGCGTTTCGGCATCAATATCTGCGAAGACACGTGGTTCGAGCACGCGCCCATGCGCGCCCGCGCGGCCGGCGCGCAAGTGCTGCTGGTGCCGAACGGCTCGCCCTACCACATGAACAAGCAGCATCTGCGCTATGAAACCATGCGCAGGAACGTCAGCGCGCAAGGCATGGCCCTCGTGTACGCCAACCTGGTCGGTGGCCAGGATGAGCTGATTTTTGACGGCGACTCGTTTGTCATGGACGCGGCCGGCACCATTTGCGCCCAGCTGCGCCACTTCGAGGAAGACTTGCAGCTGGTCGAGTTCGACGGCGCCACGCCCGTGCCGCAGGCCCTGGCCGCCCCGTTGACGACGGAGGCGCAGGTGTATCAGGCGCTGGTGCTGGGCGTGCGCGACTACATAGTCAAGAACGGTTTCCCTGGTGTGCTGATCGGCATGTCGGGCGGCGTCGATTCCGCGCTGACCCTGGCCATCGCCGTCGATGCGCTGGGCGCCGACAAGGTGCGCGCCGTGATGATGCCGTCGCAATTTACGGCCGATATCTCGTGGATCGATTCGCGCGACATGGTAAAACGCCTCAATGTGCGCTACGATGAAATTCCGATCAAGCAAACCTTCGACGCCTTCCGCGCTACCCTGGCCGGCGAGTTCGCGGGACTGGCGGAAGACGCGACGGAAGAAAACATCCAGGCGCGCATCCGTGGCACCTTGCTGATGGCCCTGTCGAACAAGCATGGCAGCATCGTGCTGACGACGGGCAACAAGAGCGAGATGGCTGTCGGCTATTGCACCCTGTACGGCGACATGGCGGGCGGCTTTGCCGTCATCAAGGATATCGCCAAGACCCTGGTGTACCGCTTGTGCGCCTGGCGCAACAGCATCTCAAGCGTGATTCCCGAGCGCATCCTGACGCGCGGACCGTCGGCCGAGTTGCGCGCCGACCAGCTGGACCAGGATTCCTTGCCGCCGTATGACGTACTCGACGGCATCATGCAGCTGTACATGGAAGAAAACCGGCCGATCGCCGAGATTATCGAGGCTGGCTACCCGCCGGCCGATGTGGCCCGGGTCACGCGCCTGATCAAGATCAATGAATACAAGCGGCGCCAGTCGCCGGTGGGCATCCGCGTCACGCACCGTGGCTTCGGCCGCGACTGGCGCTACCCGATTACCTCGAAATTCTACGAATAA
- a CDS encoding Smr/MutS family protein, which translates to MASMKDFADLKAVSKQLKEQADARAQAAAERAQQVKVQAVESNLFKASIGGVKRLPESDRYVPSLPKAGAMAAQQPARKLTPEEDHAAVLRESLSDLFEVDHYLENDPALNYARPGVGPDVVKKMRKGHWPIQDELDLHGLRRDEARDGISAFLNQATRRKLRCVRVIHGKGFGSKGQEPVLKSMVHSWLVQKDEVVAFCQARRSEGGDGALVVLLSAALQPIR; encoded by the coding sequence ATGGCGTCGATGAAAGACTTTGCCGACCTGAAAGCGGTCAGCAAGCAGCTCAAGGAGCAGGCCGATGCGCGCGCGCAAGCCGCGGCTGAACGCGCCCAACAGGTCAAGGTGCAGGCCGTGGAAAGCAATTTGTTCAAGGCCAGCATCGGCGGCGTCAAGCGCCTGCCCGAGTCGGACCGCTACGTGCCCAGCCTGCCCAAGGCGGGTGCCATGGCGGCCCAGCAGCCGGCGCGCAAGCTGACGCCGGAAGAGGACCATGCGGCCGTGCTGCGCGAGTCGCTGTCGGACTTGTTCGAGGTCGACCATTACCTGGAAAACGATCCGGCCCTGAACTACGCCCGCCCCGGCGTGGGACCGGACGTGGTCAAAAAGATGCGCAAGGGCCACTGGCCCATCCAGGATGAGCTGGACTTGCACGGCTTGCGCCGCGACGAGGCGCGCGACGGCATCAGCGCCTTCCTGAACCAGGCGACGCGGCGCAAGCTGCGCTGCGTGCGCGTGATCCACGGCAAGGGTTTTGGCTCGAAAGGCCAGGAACCGGTCTTGAAATCGATGGTGCACAGCTGGCTCGTGCAAAAGGATGAAGTCGTCGCCTTTTGCCAGGCGCGCCGTTCCGAAGGGGGCGATGGCGCCCTCGTCGTGCTGCTCTCGGCAGCGCTGCAGCCCATTCGCTAG
- a CDS encoding DNA translocase FtsK, translating to MTKPAQANQNSYTRKPVERRPLPNRLVRLLSEARWFALAAFALYFVLILASFNKLDPGWSHATSVDKVANLGGKLGATFSDLLLYIFGFSAWWWCVWLLRTVWNGYRRLSKRFLLEEEEVEREHHVEMLIRIVGFSIMLIGSMGLEYLRLAKSLHVQLPREPGGVLGQLVGHSAHVAFGFTGATLLLLLLFGLGFSLFFHVSWLQVAERIGGTIEDAFNWFVLRYQDREDRRQGEVAAVRRDEVVVIERAKHVEKHVAAPPVKIEPQVVTVVKSERVEKERQAHLFETPGDGKLPPLSLLDEAPPVVETVSVETLEFTSRLIEKKLSDFGVDAKVVVAYPGPVVTRYEIEPATGVKGSQIVGLARDLARSLSLTSIRVVETIPGKNYMALELPNSKRQIVRLTEILGSKVYNDGVSSLTIALGKDIAGKPVVADLAKMPHLLVAGTTGSGKSVGINATILSLLYKSDPLDVRLILIDPKMLEMSVYEGIPHLLAPVVTDMRQAGHALNWAVNEMERRYKLMSKMGVRNLAGYNAKIADAKKREEHIPNPFSLTPDSPEPLEKLPTIVIIIDELADLMMVVGKKVEELIARIAQKARAAGLHLILATQRPSVDVITGLIKANIPTRIAFQVSSKIDSRTILDQMGAEALLGMGDMLYMPPGTGLPMRVHGAFVSDEEVHRVVSYLKLQGEPNYIEGILEGGTLEGDGAEGGAPGEGGGEADALYDQAVAVVLKNRRASISLVQRHLRIGYNRAARLLEQMEQSGVVSTMQSNGNREILVPAASSEQG from the coding sequence ATGACTAAACCAGCCCAGGCCAATCAAAATAGCTACACCCGTAAACCGGTCGAACGCCGGCCTCTGCCGAACCGGCTGGTACGGCTGCTGTCCGAGGCGCGCTGGTTCGCGCTGGCCGCGTTTGCCCTGTATTTCGTGCTGATACTGGCCAGCTTCAACAAGCTCGACCCGGGCTGGTCGCACGCGACCTCCGTCGACAAGGTGGCTAACCTGGGCGGCAAGCTGGGTGCGACCTTCTCCGATTTGTTGCTGTATATCTTCGGCTTTTCCGCCTGGTGGTGGTGCGTCTGGCTGCTGCGCACGGTATGGAATGGCTATCGCCGCCTGAGCAAGCGCTTCCTGCTGGAAGAGGAAGAGGTGGAGCGCGAGCACCATGTCGAGATGCTGATCCGCATCGTCGGCTTCTCCATCATGCTGATCGGCAGCATGGGCCTGGAATACCTGCGCTTGGCGAAAAGCCTGCACGTGCAGCTGCCGCGCGAGCCGGGCGGTGTGCTGGGCCAGCTGGTGGGCCACTCGGCCCACGTGGCCTTCGGCTTCACCGGCGCCACCTTGCTGTTGCTGCTGCTGTTCGGCCTGGGATTCAGCCTGTTCTTCCACGTTTCCTGGTTGCAAGTGGCCGAGCGCATCGGCGGCACCATCGAAGACGCCTTCAACTGGTTCGTGCTGCGCTACCAGGATCGTGAAGACCGCCGCCAGGGTGAAGTGGCCGCCGTGCGCCGCGACGAAGTGGTGGTCATCGAACGGGCCAAGCACGTGGAAAAGCATGTGGCCGCGCCGCCCGTCAAAATCGAGCCGCAGGTGGTGACCGTGGTGAAATCGGAGCGCGTGGAAAAGGAGCGTCAGGCGCATCTGTTTGAAACCCCCGGCGACGGCAAGCTGCCGCCGCTGTCCCTGCTCGACGAGGCGCCGCCCGTGGTGGAAACGGTGTCCGTGGAAACGCTGGAATTTACGAGCCGCCTGATCGAAAAGAAATTGTCGGACTTTGGCGTGGATGCCAAGGTAGTGGTCGCTTACCCCGGCCCCGTGGTGACGCGCTATGAAATCGAGCCGGCCACGGGCGTCAAAGGCAGCCAGATCGTAGGCCTGGCGCGCGACCTGGCCCGTTCACTGTCGCTGACGTCGATTCGTGTGGTGGAAACCATTCCCGGCAAGAATTACATGGCGCTGGAACTGCCGAACAGCAAGCGCCAGATCGTGCGCCTGACGGAAATCCTCGGCTCCAAGGTCTACAACGATGGCGTGTCCAGCCTGACGATTGCGCTGGGCAAGGATATCGCCGGCAAGCCCGTCGTGGCCGATCTGGCCAAGATGCCCCACTTGCTGGTGGCCGGTACCACCGGTTCCGGTAAATCCGTGGGCATCAATGCGACGATTTTGTCGCTGCTGTACAAATCCGATCCGCTCGACGTGCGCCTGATCCTGATCGATCCGAAGATGCTGGAAATGTCCGTCTATGAAGGCATCCCGCACTTGCTGGCGCCCGTCGTGACCGACATGCGCCAGGCGGGCCACGCGCTGAACTGGGCCGTAAACGAGATGGAACGCCGCTACAAGCTGATGAGCAAGATGGGCGTGCGTAACCTGGCCGGCTACAACGCGAAGATTGCCGACGCGAAAAAGCGCGAAGAACACATCCCGAATCCGTTCAGCCTGACGCCGGACTCGCCCGAGCCGCTGGAGAAACTGCCGACCATCGTCATCATCATCGACGAGCTGGCCGACTTGATGATGGTGGTGGGCAAAAAAGTCGAGGAATTGATCGCGCGTATCGCACAAAAGGCGCGCGCCGCCGGTTTGCACTTGATTCTGGCCACGCAGCGCCCATCTGTAGACGTGATCACGGGGCTGATCAAAGCCAACATCCCCACGCGTATCGCCTTCCAGGTCTCGTCGAAGATCGACTCGCGCACGATTCTCGACCAGATGGGCGCGGAAGCCTTGCTGGGCATGGGCGACATGCTGTACATGCCGCCCGGCACCGGTTTGCCGATGCGCGTGCATGGCGCGTTTGTGTCGGATGAAGAAGTCCACCGTGTTGTCAGCTATCTGAAGCTGCAGGGCGAACCGAATTACATCGAGGGCATCCTCGAAGGCGGCACCCTGGAAGGCGATGGCGCCGAAGGCGGCGCGCCGGGTGAGGGTGGCGGCGAGGCCGATGCCCTGTACGACCAGGCGGTGGCGGTGGTGCTGAAAAACCGCCGCGCCTCGATTTCGCTGGTGCAGCGTCATTTGCGCATCGGCTACAACCGCGCCGCCCGTCTGCTTGAGCAGATGGAGCAGAGCGGGGTGGTATCAACCATGCAATCCAATGGCAACCGGGAAATCCTGGTGCCGGCGGCAAGTAGTGAACAAGGGTAA
- a CDS encoding trimeric intracellular cation channel family protein: MMPPQLPPGSLIKIIEVIAILVGAFSGFIEARRKRMDLVGVFVVAFITAFGGGTLRDILLDKRPLFWVSHQEYAILIFVLALTAAPLIQHLRQIVSERLIVIADAIGLGMFAIAGVAEAMRAGMPIFIASMMGVITGIFGGVMRDIVCNEVPMVFRDGKPYAICAFFGCWAYLLQMHFGAQHDFALWTSASGITILRLICWKFDMRLGR, from the coding sequence ATGATGCCACCCCAATTGCCACCTGGCTCGCTGATCAAGATCATCGAGGTCATCGCCATCCTGGTGGGCGCATTTTCCGGTTTCATCGAAGCGCGCCGCAAGCGCATGGACCTGGTCGGCGTGTTCGTCGTGGCCTTCATCACGGCGTTCGGCGGCGGCACCCTGCGCGACATCCTGCTCGACAAGCGGCCCCTGTTCTGGGTCTCGCATCAGGAATACGCGATTCTGATTTTCGTGCTGGCCCTGACGGCCGCGCCCTTGATCCAGCATTTGCGCCAGATCGTCTCGGAGCGCCTGATCGTCATCGCCGACGCCATCGGCCTGGGCATGTTTGCCATCGCCGGCGTGGCCGAAGCGATGCGCGCCGGCATGCCGATCTTTATCGCCTCGATGATGGGCGTGATTACGGGGATTTTTGGCGGCGTGATGCGCGACATCGTCTGCAACGAAGTGCCGATGGTGTTTCGCGACGGCAAACCGTACGCCATCTGCGCGTTTTTCGGCTGCTGGGCTTATTTATTGCAAATGCACTTCGGCGCCCAGCACGACTTCGCGCTGTGGACCAGCGCCAGCGGCATCACGATTCTGCGCCTGATATGCTGGAAATTCGACATGCGGCTGGGGCGGTGA
- a CDS encoding NAD-dependent epimerase/dehydratase family protein produces MNQATLRVLVTGAAGVIGTVFWKRRHGEFSLRLADLHTEGLAEAPCPSMQLDVSDYAACLAACMDTDVVLHLAGVPHASADFDAQLLQPNIIGTHNIFRAAQVKKVKRVVFASSAQAIEGYPLDMQVHEHMPARPANMYGASKAFGEGVACAFAHQHGMTAIAVRIANVAHFAPGQQHSARDIAAFISERDVVQLLACCVSAQVPPGYHVVHGVSDNRYKRLSIEATRQLVGYAPQDDGFSLLGL; encoded by the coding sequence ATGAATCAAGCAACATTGCGCGTGCTCGTCACGGGCGCCGCCGGCGTTATCGGCACCGTTTTCTGGAAGCGCCGGCACGGGGAATTCTCCCTGCGCCTGGCCGACCTGCACACGGAAGGGCTGGCCGAAGCGCCCTGCCCGTCCATGCAGCTCGACGTGAGCGACTACGCCGCCTGCCTGGCCGCCTGCATGGATACCGATGTCGTGCTGCACCTGGCCGGCGTGCCGCACGCCAGCGCCGATTTCGATGCGCAATTGCTGCAGCCGAACATCATCGGCACGCACAACATCTTCCGCGCGGCACAGGTAAAGAAAGTGAAAAGAGTGGTGTTTGCCAGCAGCGCGCAAGCAATCGAGGGATATCCACTCGATATGCAAGTGCATGAGCACATGCCGGCCCGGCCCGCCAACATGTATGGCGCCAGCAAGGCCTTCGGCGAAGGCGTGGCCTGCGCATTCGCGCACCAGCATGGCATGACGGCGATTGCCGTGCGCATCGCCAACGTGGCCCACTTTGCGCCAGGTCAACAGCACAGCGCGCGCGACATCGCCGCCTTCATCAGCGAACGCGACGTGGTGCAGCTGCTGGCCTGCTGCGTGAGTGCGCAGGTGCCGCCCGGCTACCACGTCGTGCATGGCGTGTCGGACAACCGCTACAAGCGGCTATCCATCGAAGCGACGCGCCAGCTGGTCGGCTACGCGCCGCAGGATGACGGTTTTAGCTTGCTGGGCCTGTAG
- a CDS encoding replication-associated recombination protein A encodes MADLFSTAPRQPLAEALRPATLNEVIGQTHLLGVGKPLRLAFEAGKAHSMILWGPPGVGKTTLARLMANAFDSEFIALSAVFAGVKDIRAAMDQARHSLDQFGKHTLLFVDEIHRFNKSQQDALLPFVESGLVTFIGATTENPSFEVNSALLSRAQVYVLKSLNEDEMKLLLAKAQATALTHLTFDEAAADTLIGYADGDARRFLNLLEQAETAASSTGTTKIDAAFVDNALTLNSRRFDKGGDNFYDQISALHKSVRGSNPDAALYWFCRMIDGGADPRYLSRRIVRMAWEDIGLADPRALTMANDAAATYERLGSPEGELALGQAVIYLAIAAKSNAGYNAFNTAMAFVKKDKSKEVPVHLRNAPTKLMKELGYGHAYRYAHDEPDAYAAGETYFPDGMAEPGWYQPVPRGLESKIADKLAWLRELDRKAGKG; translated from the coding sequence ATGGCGGATCTTTTTTCCACCGCACCGCGCCAGCCGCTGGCCGAAGCCTTGCGGCCTGCTACCCTCAACGAGGTCATTGGCCAGACGCATTTGCTGGGCGTGGGCAAGCCGCTGCGTCTCGCATTCGAGGCGGGCAAGGCCCATTCGATGATCTTGTGGGGGCCGCCCGGCGTGGGCAAGACCACCTTGGCGCGCCTGATGGCGAACGCTTTCGACAGCGAATTCATCGCCCTGTCGGCCGTGTTTGCCGGCGTGAAAGATATCCGCGCAGCCATGGACCAGGCACGCCATAGCCTGGACCAGTTCGGCAAGCACACCTTGTTGTTCGTCGACGAAATCCACAGGTTCAACAAGTCGCAGCAGGATGCCTTGCTGCCCTTCGTCGAATCGGGCCTGGTGACGTTCATAGGCGCGACGACGGAAAACCCCAGCTTCGAAGTCAATTCGGCGCTGCTGTCGCGCGCGCAAGTGTATGTGTTGAAATCGCTCAACGAAGACGAGATGAAGCTGCTGCTGGCCAAGGCGCAAGCGACGGCGCTGACGCACCTGACGTTTGACGAGGCGGCCGCCGACACCCTGATCGGCTATGCCGATGGCGATGCGCGGCGTTTCCTGAACTTACTGGAACAGGCCGAGACGGCCGCCAGCTCGACGGGCACGACGAAGATCGACGCGGCCTTTGTCGACAATGCGCTGACCCTCAATTCGCGCCGCTTCGACAAGGGTGGCGACAATTTCTATGACCAGATTTCCGCCCTTCACAAGTCCGTGCGCGGCTCGAACCCGGATGCGGCCCTGTACTGGTTTTGCCGCATGATCGATGGCGGCGCCGACCCGCGCTACTTGTCGCGGCGCATCGTGCGCATGGCCTGGGAAGACATCGGCCTGGCCGACCCGCGCGCCTTGACCATGGCCAACGACGCAGCGGCAACCTATGAGCGTTTGGGTTCGCCTGAAGGCGAGCTGGCGCTGGGCCAGGCCGTGATCTACCTGGCCATCGCCGCGAAAAGCAATGCCGGCTACAACGCGTTCAACACGGCCATGGCCTTCGTCAAGAAAGATAAATCGAAGGAAGTGCCCGTGCACTTGCGCAATGCGCCGACCAAATTGATGAAGGAACTCGGTTACGGCCACGCCTACCGCTACGCGCACGACGAACCCGATGCGTATGCGGCTGGCGAAACCTACTTTCCGGACGGCATGGCCGAGCCGGGCTGGTACCAGCCTGTGCCGCGTGGCCTGGAAAGTAAAATTGCCGACAAGTTGGCGTGGTTGCGCGAGCTGGACAGAAAAGCAGGCAAGGGCTGA
- a CDS encoding DUF2917 domain-containing protein: MHTDHELRSERPLRLEKAHARVIECLSGTAWITAYAQFDDCVLRSGERYTIPNDGLVLVEAVGSGRIRVHSTAAPRPALLRWLNLARPHTLNTRNT; this comes from the coding sequence ATGCATACCGACCACGAATTACGCAGCGAACGGCCCTTGCGCCTGGAAAAAGCGCACGCCAGGGTCATCGAATGCCTGTCCGGCACGGCGTGGATTACGGCCTACGCCCAGTTCGACGATTGCGTGCTGCGCAGCGGCGAACGCTACACGATACCGAATGACGGCCTGGTGCTGGTCGAAGCCGTGGGCAGCGGACGCATCCGCGTGCATTCCACGGCAGCTCCCCGCCCCGCCCTGCTGCGCTGGCTGAACCTGGCACGGCCTCACACACTCAATACAAGGAATACATGA